TGCCGACGAATCGCGCGCCACCATGCTGCAGGCGCAGGCCGCCCTCGAACAGCTGCAAGCGCTGCAGCGCTACAAGGTGATCCGCGCGCCCCTCGACGGCGTGGTGAGCGCGCGCTACGTCGATCCAGGCGCGCTCATCCCACAAGCCACGACGCCGACCAGTGCCAGCCCCATCGTCGCGCTCGCGACCCTGAGTCCCGTACGGGTGTACGCTGACGTCCCGCAGAGTGCCGCGCCGCTCATCCAAAACGGCGCCCCGGTAACGATCACCGTCACCGGGTACCCGGGTCGTGAGTTCCAGGGCAGCGTGACGCGGCATCCAGATGTGTTGCGGCCGGCAACGCGTACCATGCTGGTGGAGATCGATGTCCCCAACGAGGACCTCTCCCTGCTGCCCGGCATGTACGCCAAAGTGACCTTCAACGTTGCGGTCCCAAGTGGCCCACCACTGGTGCCGGACGACGCTCTCATCTTTCAGGGCGGCAATGTCTACGTACCCGTCGTGCGCGACAACCGGCTGCACCTGGCGCAGGTCACACTCGGTTATGATGACGGACGGTTGGTCGAGGTCCAAGGCGTTGGCCTCGATGACGTGGTGGCGGTCAACTTGGGCCAGTCGGCGCACGAAGGAGAAGCGGTTCAACCCGTGCCCCTGGCGCAACCGTAGTCGACGCGCCGGTCAGTTTCCCCGCTGCTCTTGCGGTGCTTGCGTTACCATCACAGCTCGAACTCCTGATGAAGGGCAGGCATTTCCACTCGAGTGTTCGACAAGTGCCCCGCGAACTGACGCATGGTCTCGCGCTCGCCGTGCACCAGAAAGGTGCGCCCCGGATTACCGATCTGCTGGTGCCAGCTGAGCAACTCCGCCTGGTCGGCGTGGGCGGAAAATCCGTTGATCGTGTGAATGCTGGCGCGCACCGGAATGTCTTCGCCGAAGAGGCGGACCTGCTTGGCGCCGTCGATGATCAGGCGGGCCAGGGTGCCGTTGGCCGCGTAGCCGACGAACACAATGCTGGAGTCTGCGCGCCAGAGATTGTGCTTGAGATGGTGCCGCACGCGTCCGCCGGTGCACATGCCGGAACCCGCCATGATGACGGCACCGCCGTTGATGCGGTTGAGCGCCATCGACTCTTGCGTTTCGCGCGTGAAGTGCAGTCCCGGAAGGCTCAGAGGATCCCGCCCGGCGCGGAAGAGCGCCGTGGTCTCCGCGTCATAGCACTCCGGGTGGCGCTCGAAGATCGCGGTGGCGGAGATGGCCATGGGCGAGTCGAGGAACACCTGCAGCGCGCGCGGTAGCCGGTCGGCCTGCACACCCTGGCGCAAAAAGTAGAGGATCTCCTGGGCGCGTTCCAACGCGAACGTCGGGATGATGACGTTGCCGCCGCGCTTGAAGGTGTCGGTGATGGCCGCGTAGAGCTCTTCGACCGACTGCGGGATCGGCCGGTGCAGCCGGTCCCCGTAGGTGGTCTCCATGACCACGGCGTCAGCGTGGGGTGGTGGAGCCGGATCCCGCAACAGTGGCCGGCCGGCGTTGCCCAGGTCGCCGGAGAACAGCACCGTCTGCCGGTGCCCGGCTTCCTCCAACTCCAGGTAGACGCAGGCCGAGCCGAGGATGTGGCCAGCATCAAGAAAGGTCGCGCGCACGCCGAGCGCGAGTTCCACGGGCTGACCGTAGGCCGCCGTGCGTCCGAAATGGTCGAGGCAGTTCAGCGCCTCCAATTCCGTGTACAGGGGCGTAGCGCTCGCGGCACGGTTGCCCTGCCGGTCGGCCTGGCGTGTGGCATTGCGCGCCTCTTCCTCCTGCAGGTGGCCGGCGTCCAACATCACCAGCCGGGCCAGCTCGCGTGAGGCGGCAGTAGTGACGATTTCGCCGTGGAAGCCGCGCTTCGCCAGCAGGGGCAGGCGGCCGCAGTGGTCGAGGTGGGCATGGCTGAGCAGCACGTAGTCGATGCTGGCGGGATCGAAGCCGAAGGGCTCCGCGTTCTCTTCGGCGAGATCACGTCCGCCCTGGAAGAGGCCGCAGTCGATCAAGATCCGTTTCCCCGCGCACTCGATCAGGTGGCAGGAGCCGGTGACGTCGCAGTCCGCGCCGTGGAATGAGAGTTTCAAGATACCCTCCTCGGTTGTCTGTTGGCGTCAGGTGGACTTTGCATCCCGTGCCCGAACTCAGGTCGACGCGAGCAACGGCTCGCCGTTGACCTCGTGCCAGTGCAGGATGCCGTCCCAGATCTCCTGCGCGGTTTCCGCGAACCAGAACAGCTCGCGGTCCTCCAGGTCGATCACACCCTCCTCGACCAGAAAATCGACATTGAACGCCTGGCGCCAATAGGTCTCACCCACGAGCACGATCGGCACCGGCTTGATCTCGCGCGTCTGCACCAGGGTCAACGTCTCGAACAACTCATCGAACGTACCGTAGCCGCCGGGAAAGGCCACCAGCGCTTTGGCCCGCAGGAGAAAGTGCAGCTTACGCAGGGCGAAGTAGTGGAAGCGAAAGCACAGGTCCGGGGTGATGTACGGGTTCGGGTACTGCTCGTGGGGCAGGTTGATGTTCAGGCCGATAGACTTGGCCCCGACGTCATAGGCGCCGCGGTTAGCCGCCTCCATCATGCCGGGGCCGCCGCCGGTCATGACCACCACGCGACAATCGTGCGGCCCCTGCCCGGCGTTACCCACCAAGCGACCGAACTCGCGGGCGACGTCGTAATAGCGGCTCTTGGCCTCGATGCGCTCGGCCACCGCCAGCCGCTGCGGCCACTCCGGGTTGCCGGGGTCTCCCGCCACGGCAGCTTGCAGCCGCTCGACATTCCGCCGCGCGGCGGCCGGCTCCGGAATGCGCGTGCTGCCGAAAACGACGATGGTGTGGTCGATCCCGTGCTGCTCGAGCAGGAGTTCCGCCTTGAAGTAATCCACCTGCAGGCGTACGCCGCGCGTCTCGTCACGGTTCAGAAAATCGACGTCCTCGTTGGCCTCGCGATAGCTGGGATTGGCGAGAATCGCCGCGACGCGCCGCGGCGCGTCCGGATCCTCCTCGGCCGGCTTGGGCCGATGCGACGGCAGCGGTTCACGCCGCCGGTGCGGGTGTGCGGGCGGAGTGATGCGCACGCCTTTGACCGGTGTGGAGGAGTTTTTCACTGCTCGCGCCCGCCCCGACTCGGTCCGGACAGGCGCACCTTCGAAACACCGGGGGATTCAGCATGTGTCATCGGTTCGAGAGCTGTATCACGAATCGGACGCCGTGTTGACTCCTGCGCTCATGCGGGCTTGCCCCAACGCCAGTCGCGAATTTCCGGCATGTCCTCGCCGTGCTCGTAGATGTACTCCTTGTGTTCGATGAGCTTGTCGCGAAGTTCCTGCTTCACGTACGCAGCTTTGCTGTTGAGCTGCGGCAGGCGATCGACCACGTCCCCAACCAGGTGGAAGCGATCAAGGTCGTTCAACACCGCCATGTCAAACGGCGTCGTGATCGTCCCTTCTTCCTTGTACCCGCGCACGTGCAGGTTGTCGTGGTTCGTGCGACGATAGGTCAGCCGATGAATCAACCATGGATAGCCGTGGTACGCGAAGATGATCGGCTTGTTCTTGGTGAAGAGCAGGTCGAAGTCCTGATCGTTCAGGCCGTGCGGATGCTCACTCGGGGGCTGGAGCTTCATGAGATCGACCACGTTGACCACCCGGATCTTGAGCTCGGTAAAGTGCCGGCGCAGGATCTGCACCGCGGCCAGTGTTTCCAGCGTCGGCACGTCGCCGGCGCAGGCCATCACCAGGTCCGGCTCTGCGCCCCGGTCGCTGCTGGCCCACTCCCAGATGCCGATGCCGGCGGTGCAGTGCTTGATCGCCTGGTCCATGTTGAGCCACTGCGGCGCGGGATGCTTGCCGGCCACGATGACGTTGACGTAGTGGCGGCTCCGCAGGCAGTGATCGGCTACCGACAGCAGACAGTTGGCATCGGGCGGGAGGTAGACGCGGATGACCTCGGCCTTCTTGTTCACGACGAGGTCGATGAAGCCCGGGTCCTGGTGCGTGAAGCCGTTGTTATCCTGCCGCCAGACGTGCGAGGCGAG
This portion of the Candidatus Binatia bacterium genome encodes:
- a CDS encoding efflux RND transporter periplasmic adaptor subunit, with the protein product PEIDQQVANARANYDIQALTSQRNQELVTRALIARQVADESRATMLQAQAALEQLQALQRYKVIRAPLDGVVSARYVDPGALIPQATTPTSASPIVALATLSPVRVYADVPQSAAPLIQNGAPVTITVTGYPGREFQGSVTRHPDVLRPATRTMLVEIDVPNEDLSLLPGMYAKVTFNVAVPSGPPLVPDDALIFQGGNVYVPVVRDNRLHLAQVTLGYDDGRLVEVQGVGLDDVVAVNLGQSAHEGEAVQPVPLAQP
- a CDS encoding MBL fold metallo-hydrolase, giving the protein MKLSFHGADCDVTGSCHLIECAGKRILIDCGLFQGGRDLAEENAEPFGFDPASIDYVLLSHAHLDHCGRLPLLAKRGFHGEIVTTAASRELARLVMLDAGHLQEEEARNATRQADRQGNRAASATPLYTELEALNCLDHFGRTAAYGQPVELALGVRATFLDAGHILGSACVYLELEEAGHRQTVLFSGDLGNAGRPLLRDPAPPPHADAVVMETTYGDRLHRPIPQSVEELYAAITDTFKRGGNVIIPTFALERAQEILYFLRQGVQADRLPRALQVFLDSPMAISATAIFERHPECYDAETTALFRAGRDPLSLPGLHFTRETQESMALNRINGGAVIMAGSGMCTGGRVRHHLKHNLWRADSSIVFVGYAANGTLARLIIDGAKQVRLFGEDIPVRASIHTINGFSAHADQAELLSWHQQIGNPGRTFLVHGERETMRQFAGHLSNTRVEMPALHQEFEL
- a CDS encoding TIGR00730 family Rossman fold protein, producing MPSHRPKPAEEDPDAPRRVAAILANPSYREANEDVDFLNRDETRGVRLQVDYFKAELLLEQHGIDHTIVVFGSTRIPEPAAARRNVERLQAAVAGDPGNPEWPQRLAVAERIEAKSRYYDVAREFGRLVGNAGQGPHDCRVVVMTGGGPGMMEAANRGAYDVGAKSIGLNINLPHEQYPNPYITPDLCFRFHYFALRKLHFLLRAKALVAFPGGYGTFDELFETLTLVQTREIKPVPIVLVGETYWRQAFNVDFLVEEGVIDLEDRELFWFAETAQEIWDGILHWHEVNGEPLLAST